CACAAAGGCATCTCTTTCCTTGGATGTGGCTTTCAAAGCTTCTTATTCTTGACAATGGCTGGTTCTGAAGGCTTACTCTTAGCctccatggcctatgaccgttacGTGGCCATCTGTCACCCCCTCCATTATCCCAACCGTATGAGTAGAAGGATGTGTGTCCAGATGATCATGGGATCTTGGGTCTTGGGATCCATCAACTCCTTGGCACACACAGTCTATGCTCTTCATATTCCTTACTGCCGGTCCCGGGCCATCGATCATTTCTTTTGTGATGTCCCAGCCATGTTGCTTCTTGCATGTATGGACCCCTGGGTCTATGAGTACATGGTTTTTGTGAGCGTTACCCTCACgctcctccttcctttccttggcACCACTGCTTCCTACGGCAGAGTACTTTTGGCTGTCTACCATATGCGCTCcaaagagggaaggaaaaaggccttctccacctgttcAACACATTTAACTGTAGTTACCCTTTATTATGCACCATTTGTTTACACCTATCTTCGGCCCAGGAATGTCCGCTCATCAGCAGAAGATaagattttggccattttttacaCCATCCTGACCTCCATGCTCAATCCCattatctacagcctgaggaataaggaAGTCCTGGGGGCCATGAAAGAGTGTTTGGAGTATTCTTTTCTGAGAAAAAATAGTCATGGCTCtccttattccttttttttcctttttcatgttGTTAAGAACGTCCTAGTGCTGTTTAATAGAAATATAATAGAAGACACATGCATaagtttaaattttctagtagacACATTAGAaagttaaatgaaaatgaaattaattaaaatatgttTATGTAGCCAAAACAGTAATATTTAACTAATATTAGCTTTATCTACATTGAGGTTAATTGTATATTATATTATTACAATATATTACATACATATACTATGCatataatatatatgcatatactatattatataggaaactctggtggagtagtgcttaacagctatggttgctaatcaaaaggttggtggttcaaatccactaggcactccttggaaaccctatggggcagttctactctgtcctgtatggtcactctgagtcagaattgactcaacagcaacaggtttttttgtttatttgttttatattacATTAAGTACAGTATGTTTCCTGCATAAATTACTATTAACATGATAGTGTTTTACCATTTCATTGAAATATTATCATTTgtacatgtaatcaatataaaagtaTTGTGACATTTTTACATTGTTTTCATTCTAAGTCTTCACCATCTTGTGTAACTTTATACTCTAAGTACATTGCAATCTAGACTATACTCATTTCAAGTCCCAATAGCCACATGGGGCCAGTGGCAGCAGTGTTCGACAACACGATTTTAGACCATCCAGTGAAATGTTTTGGAAAGAATATATCTGTgatatataaaaacatatatgtTGTGTATAAAAACGGGTGATGGGACGTAAAGTAACCAACATAAGCATACTAATATAGTGCTTATAAGAGATTATTTGTTTCACTCCTTTTTAGCATGTATTTCTTGATTATAACTGACATTTGGAGTCCATCCTGTCCTAGCCTCCCTCTACAAAGCTATTTGGAGAGATCTGGTTTGATTTGAAGTTTCTCAGTGACGCAAActattaatgtgcttggctgctaaccaataggttggcaattcaagtctacccagaggtacctcagaagaatggcctggagatctacctctGAAAGATCGGACACTGAAAACTATGGATTACatgtctactctgactcacatggggtcagcatgagtcagagtagactcaatggcaagtgaTTTTTTAACATAGGATTTTTCTGATTTCAATAAATATGTTGAGGTTAAATGACCTGGATAGGGGCATGAGAATTAGAGACAATTTATTCTACATTCAAATgatcaaaattaaatatttaaatggtCTTAAAGAAGTTATTTGTACTCACGTTATTTGcctagagccactgggtggctgCAGcatgaaacaaaatcaaaataggGACTTCACACACATTGACATTCTATGCTAATAAATCACAATGCTTTGCTTAATAAAAgccttattattgttattttacgAACAAACTTAAGTTACTTGAAACTTATCAATGAAGTTGTTTATGAAGGGGTTTTAATGATTGctggggaagaaaaaagaaaaaagggggctTAGAAGTGTCCATCCATCCCCCATCCCCAACTCTCAGTTCATTGTTGAAGCTCACTTTTTCAATGTCTTTCCATGGACTCTTTTAATATCTTCCTATTTTTGGTGACTGGAGTTCATTTTAACTTAAAATATATTGAGATCCAAGTTATTTTCCTAAAATATAGATATGATTTAGTCATTTGACCACTTTAAGATAATTATTCCTTACTAGATTCACAAAAAGTTCCAAAATTAAATTCATAATCAAatgtctctaaaatctacattatgTCTACCTTTACCTTTCTACCACTCAGTCCACATTCCTGGTGCTATGGGTACACTGATCCTCTAGTCTGTCCCTGTAGCACTCCATGTCCCCACACACCTGAAACTTTGCTAAAAACATTTCCCACTCATGCAACAATCTACTCCACATTTTCTTGTGTCTGCCAATCTCAGTCGtggcttttttttaaaagaagtaacTAAAAATTTACTTCTCATTTCATCACATCCAGAGCTAACCTCTTCTTCCACAAACCTCTACTTCCGTATTTTTTAAGATAACATAGTTAAATTGACACTTATTCATTTTTATGTCTGTGTCTCCTTTCAAATCAAAGCCCATGGCAGATAGTAATAATTAGGATGATAATGTCAGTTGATGTTTACTAAGTGAAAATGCATTCCCTGTAATAAAACTTAAAGTTCTCTACAAAACTATGGTTTTGATACTTGCTCCACTTTGTCGTAAAACTTAATTTGGGTCAGAGTGCTGGAAGAGTAGCACTAGACTTAGAAGCCAGATTTCTTAGCATCTGAAGCCCTGGATCCTAATCTCCACTTTACCGTGCCATTGCCATTTTAGTCTGGGTTTCCCCCACAGAGGGGGCTGTGatcattcagtggtagaattctcaccttcctttccaGGGACCCAGATTCTTTTCTCAGCCAGTGTGCCTCAGTCACAGCTACCACCCTTCCTGTCAGTGAaggattgcatgttgctgtaatgctgaacaggtttcagtggaacttgagactaagacagactaagaagaagggtcTGAGACtctacttctaaaatatcagctaatgaaaaccccatagatcacaatggtctgatcctatTGTGCTTGAGTTGCCTTGAGCCAGGGTCGACTTgatgggagctaaaaataacaacatCCCAACagaataacccattgctgtgactTGCAAATGCTGGGGACATCAGTTTCCTTAAGTGTGTTATTTGGAAACTCAACCGTGCTTGTTGACATGTGATACTAGTTCATAGAAACTGTGGTCATGTTTCCAGACAGAACCAAGGCAAACTATAGCCAGATAAATTATCTACACAAAGTCAAGGAATTATTGCCCAGAGTACCCCTTTATGTCTTTAAATGACAAAGGGATTGAATACTGGATTCAAAGTCTAAGATGCATCTCATTCATTTCCTCTACTCAAATAACATTTTTCTctagaattaagaaaataataggcGACTATTCCTGCTTTGAATATAGTCTTTAGAATCAGATTTTGGACATTCAGTCCAAATGACATGACTCCTCATTTAGTAAGGAGTAAATTGCCTAGTATAATCCTGGAGAAAGCAAGGTAATTGACTAGTTTTTGTCAGACAAAAAAATTTCTGACAGGTTAAAATATAGTCTCCAGAGTTCGCACCAGACGTATGGAATTGGAAGGTTGCTCGGAAATGTGTTCATCTCCATTTACTCTTTATTAATTTAAGATATTTATTGAGCCCACCTGTGGGCTATTCTCTCTTCACGTTACCATGGGTTATGTGATGGACAAGCAGACACAGCCTCTGACCTTCTGAGTCAAAATCCTTATGtgattactaacaatgcagaagaaaagctagataactgggagttcctaaaaatcaaatacctatgctcatccaaagacttcaccaaaagagtaaaaagattacctatagattgggaaaaagtttttagctatgacatttccaaccagcacctgatctctaaaatctacatgttactgcaaaatctcaaccgcaaaaagacaaacaacccaattaaaaaacgggcaaaagatatgaacaaacacttcactaaagaagacattccggtagctaacagatacataaggaaaagCTCACGAAcactagagaaatacaaatcaaaactacaataagattccatctcactccaacatgggtggcattaatacaaaaaatacaaaacaataaatgttggagagtctgtggagagattagaacacttatacactgctggtgggaatgtaaaatggtacaaccactctggaaattgatttggtgcttccttaaaaagatagaaatagaactaccataccatccagaaatcccactccttggaatatatcctagagaaataagagcctttacacgaacagatacatgcacacccatgttcattgcagcactgtttacaatagcaaaaacatggaagcaaccaaggtgcccatcaacggatgaatggaaaaataaattatggtatagtcacacaatggaatattatgcatcaataaagaacagtgaggaatctgtgaaacgttgcataaaatggaggaacctagaaggcattatgatgagtgaaattagtcagttgcaaaaagacaaatatcgtataacaccactattataagaaatcaagaaatagttgaaacagagaagaaaatattctttgatggttatgagaaggaggagggaggggggttggagaggggtattcactaattagatagtggacaagaactactttaggtgatgggaaagacaacacacaatacaggagaggtcagcacaattggactaaaagaaaagcaaagaagtttccagaataaactgaatgcttcaaaggccagcgtagcagggacaggggtttggggaccatggtttcaggtgacatctaagtcaattggcataataaaatctactaagaaaacatcctgcatcctaccttggagagaggcatctggggtctcaaatgctagcaagcggccatctaagatgcatcaattggtctcaacccacctggatcaaaggagaatgaagaacatcaaggacacaaggtaattaggagcccaagagacagaaagagcacataaaccagagactgcgtCAGTCTtaaaccagaagagctagatggtgcctggctacaaccgataactgccctgaccgGAACAAGACAGAGAAaccttgagggagcaggaaagcaatgggatgcagaccccaaattctcataaaaagaccagacttaatggcctgactgagactagaaagaccccggtggtcattgtccccagatctttctgttggaccaggacaggaaccattcccaaagccagctcttcagacaggtgttggtctggacaatgggttggggagggatgccggtgaggaatgagcttcttggatcaagtggacacttaagactatgttggcatctcctccctggaggggagatgagagggtagagggggttagaagctggggaaatggacacaaaaagagaaagtggagggaaggagcaggctgtctcattagggggagaggaattgAGAGTatgtttagcaaggtgtatataagtttttatgtgaaagactgacttgatttgtaaactttcacttaaagcacaataaaaattaaaaaaaaaattcttttgtgaGTCATAAGcatgtaaaccaaaccaaaacacaacaaacaactacaaaaatacaaacccattgccatggagccgattctgacttatggtgaccctacttgttacagagtagaactgctccatgaaggtttcttggctgttatctttgcagcagcagattgccaagcttttcttctgggTGCTGCTGTGTGAATTCAAAtagccaatctttaggttagtagagaagtgcaactgtttgcaccatcctggGATCTAATCATTTATAGTACATATTGTATAGTCATGTTAGGCAGTGATGATGTCAACTAGGAAAATAGCACATGAATATAATACATAGGATCTCTAGGAGAGCCCCTCTGACTTGATGAGGGAGCTGTATGTTACAATTTGGGGAAAGAACCCCAGGGCACTCTGATGACTGAGGAACAATGGGCACCAGGAAGCAGTGAGCTGGAGAGTGGTAGAACACTTCAAGCAGGACAGTAACAGGGCCAGCTCATGGCAGGggattttggttttattctaaAGGTGGCAGAAGCCTTGGAAAGAAATCATTTCTAAAGTTTGAATGTCTACATCCTCCTGGGTGACCGATAAGAGTGAGCTCTGTTCAAACACCAGACAGAGCTGGCTCAGCAGAAGCTATCACTGCCACTACTTCAAAAGAATTACCCTCTGACCCTCCCAAAATGCTCTTTAAatttttgatttatattttataaacatattaaactATAAGTGGTTCCTGAAAGCAAATTTATTTATGTTTCTAATTGATCTCTTGGAAGATAAACCATAAATGGGCTATTTCTCTCATGAGAACAGATGCTACAATTTTCTATCATTACTCTTGcaattttcagttttaaaaagaaatggtCTTTTATCAGGGTAACTTATTAAAACTCTTCAAGAAGCCAATGATATTGAGGTTTCTAACTTTTTCTAACCTAAACATTATATAGCTCAGGACAGAAAAAATGCTGTCATGGACGAATCATCTTGGAGGGACAGGAAGTTTTAAAAGTTATACCCTGCCCCTTTTCCCAGAGTATTAAAAGTCCCAAAATATTTTAAGTTACGTGTCAAGACCTTTATAATAGATTCTGGGCCAAATTGAACATTATTCTCTGAATAAGAAGGGcaccgttttttgttttttttttttaatttgtactttaagtaaaagttttcaaatcaagccagtctctgaTACAAAAACATATGTACCTTGTTATGttctcctagttgccctccccctaataagacagcacactcctcctctctaccctttattccccctgtccattcaaccagctcctgtccccctctggcttcatctcacctccagacaggaacctcccacatagtctcaggtgtctacctgaacaaagaagctcactcttcacgagtatcattttctgtcttatatccagcccaatccctgtctaaagagttgggttcaggaatggttctagtcttgggctaacagagggtctggcgACTGTGAcatctagtctcattcagaccattaagcctagtctttttatcagaatttgaggtctgcagcccactgttctctggctccatcagggattcactgttgtattccctctcagggcagtcatcagtggtagtcgggcaccatatagttcttccaGTCTGAGCCTGATGCAGTCTCCGGTTAATGTGGAGATGGGCACTATTTTTGATGCAATCAAAAGCACCTTTTGACAATATTATTCCTAACATCATCTCAGTCAAAGTTAGCAGAGTTCTGGCTCCCTGTGGGATTAATGCTTCTGTGGTCCTAACCCACAGTAAGCATAATGTTGTGAACCAGACTCAGCATAAGGCTGGTTCTTAAGATGGGGGACAGATATATACCTCCACCTTTCCACTTCTCCATTATTTCACTTTCTGTTTCTGGGTTCAATAACTTTACAAAGAACATACAAGAACTTACAGGCTGTACTCATGGTTACATACATGGTTACATGGTATCTTACAGTAATTATGCAGAAGTAAAATGATACAATTCAGGATTCAACTCAGGATAAAAATCAGGAAACTCATGATACAACTCAGGGGGAAGGTACACTGGCGAGGTCTACAAAGGTCCCAAAGCAGAGCGTTCTTCTTTCCCTTTGACAACTAATACAGCTTCAGACAAACTCCCCACTGTAAAAGGTCTCTCTCAGCATGACTCTACCCTCAGGTTTCAGGGTTTTTAGAGGGTAGCTCATGCACACCTTGTCAGTTCCAAGTGGGGCTTCCTAATCAATCTGGCTAAATGTCAACTACTGGGTGGGACTCCTCAGGCAATTCTGGTAAAGCTCAGACTGCCAGACTGGGAAGCATGTGCCCCGCAGCCAATCCCAGTAAAGGTCAGCTACAGTGTGGACCATAGACTGACCAATCCTTTGCAGCTGGCTTaccaagcaaacaaataaaacgACAgagaagttgattttgactcataggaaccttataagacagtaaaatttccccatagggtttccaaggagcagctggtggctttgatctgtcaaccttttggttagcagccatgtctttaaccagtgcaccaccaaggctccacagtTAACTTATGTGGATAGTAAACTGACCAATTCTGTGGAAGCCTCCTGTGTGAATAATAAACTGATCAATCCCCACAAGTTCCTTATGTGGATAGTAAACCAACTAGCCTCTCGCAAGATGGTGGCCTGACCAATCattttggaagaattacaaccccAGGGCAAGAAAGGCCAAATAAGAGAAACTCATTGCACCCTACCCACTCACTCAATTTATTTAGCTTTTTATTCAATTATCATTTTGTTTCAGCAAGGCTTTTCTTAGATTGACAGTTTAAAACTACAACTGTACCCCCTCCCTAAATATGCTATTCTCCTCCACTACATTATTTTTCTGCATAGCACATTTATTGTCCTGGTGCTGATGATGATACACTTTATTTATGTATCCACTTTACTgtttattttccccataaaaccaGGAGAGTAgagatttttgtctattttgttcacaTCTATGTCACcagcactttgttgttgttgttaggagttgtcaagtctgttccaagtaaaagcgaccctacatacaacagaaccaaattttGTCAGgttgtgcaccatcctcacaatctttggtttatttgagcccatttgttgcagacactgtgtcaattcatctccttcaGGGTCATCTTATTTTTCACCGGcactcaactttaccaagcatgaggaccttctccaggggttggtcctttctgataatatctccaaaagtaagtgagacaaagtctcaccatccttgtttctaaggagcattctggctgtacttcttccaagacagattttttctttcttctggcagtctatggtataacGAATATTCAACAACAaggtaattcaaatgcatcaattcttcttaggtcttccttgttcattgttcacCTTTCCAGACATATAAGgagatttaaaataccatggcttgggtcaggtgcacctcattcctcaaggtgacatcttttctttttaaaaatttaaagaggtcttttgaagaagatttgcccaatgcaatgtgtcatttgatttgacTGCTCCTTctaagggtgttgattgtggatccaagtaaaatgaaatccttgataacatcaatattttctcttttatcttgatgttgcttgttgatccagttgtgaatggttttgttttctttatattgaggtatagtccacactgaaggctgtagtttttgctCTTCGTCATGAAgcactttaagtcctcttcactttcagcaagcaaagttatgtcatctgcatatcacaggttgttaattagtcttcttcTAATCCTAATGCTgagagttcttcttcatattgtccaaattttcatattatttgctcagcatacaaattgaataagtgtggtaaaaggatacaaccaatGCAAGTATCTGGCAAATAGCAGAAGCTGGATGAAATCAATCAGTGCATTTAGTCACCGCATTTTACAACTGATTAATTCGTAAATGGGCATATTAGCCATTATGCCAATGAGTATGAGGATATGAAATCCTGATTTTAGGAAATAGCTATATTCTGTTCTGGCttgttgagaaggggagagtataaAAACAAACTGTTAGCAGTTACCTAAGAACTGAGCTGGAAGAGGAATAATCAGAGTCAAGACATATGTCTATAAATAACTGAGTGAAGTTATAGGaaaacacacaacaaaacaaagggACTGGGAGAAGATC
Above is a window of Loxodonta africana isolate mLoxAfr1 chromosome 2, mLoxAfr1.hap2, whole genome shotgun sequence DNA encoding:
- the LOC100665279 gene encoding olfactory receptor 2L13-like, with product MEKWNQTSNDFILLGLLPPNQTGMLLLFLILLVFFLASLGNSTMMYLICMDSQLHKPMYFLLGQLSLMDLMYISTTVPKMVHNFLSGHKGISFLGCGFQSFLFLTMAGSEGLLLASMAYDRYVAICHPLHYPNRMSRRMCVQMIMGSWVLGSINSLAHTVYALHIPYCRSRAIDHFFCDVPAMLLLACMDPWVYEYMVFVSVTLTLLLPFLGTTASYGRVLLAVYHMRSKEGRKKAFSTCSTHLTVVTLYYAPFVYTYLRPRNVRSSAEDKILAIFYTILTSMLNPIIYSLRNKEVLGAMKECLEYSFLRKNSHGSPYSFFFLFHVVKNVLVLFNRNIIEDTCISLNFLVDTLES